The Erigeron canadensis isolate Cc75 chromosome 4, C_canadensis_v1, whole genome shotgun sequence genome window below encodes:
- the LOC122598150 gene encoding probable LRR receptor-like serine/threonine-protein kinase At1g07650 — MKKLFFIFLLTSLTYYITFTQSAELDKAEVKILKEIGEKLGLAGKKEWDLEKNPCTGEGLWGRGEYKKGYNVSIDCDCSFQGNATCRVVHIYIKSQNISSDLPSEFSKLRYLKVLDLSRNYLDGTVPSQWATMRLTNLSLMGNRLSGQFPRALTRMTTLIDLSIEGNRFSGLIPQDIGNMKSLQKLVIASNTFTGPLPVALAKLTNLTDLRISDNNFTGKIPNFISQWTQIGKLHIQGCSLEGPIPSNISVLTKLNDLRISDLKGTGSSFPPLQKMEELNKLLLRNCMIHGKIPGYVGNMRNLKTLDLSFNNLTGEIPSSFSQLGKTDYIYLTENNLTGPVPGWVLSSTKTVDVSYNDFTLGTSGSSGCQRESMIINNPSCLTGDFPCTNPPKEQISSLHINCGGKEVVINGTEYKADEEAKGASNLRAERNWAFSSLGNFLDDDRPSDDYILSNTSSLHSVSDTKLYTTARTSAISLTYYGLCLMNGNYTVSLHFVEIVFTQDKSFNSLGKRVFDVYVQGELKLKDFDIVKEAGGAGRPVIKSYMVNVTNNTLKIQLYWAGKGTTGIPVRGSYGPLISAISVDPNFTPPMYGKKIDVNLIVGTVGGGLLFVFLIVIVLWRKGYLMGKKATDKELRGLDLQTGIFTLRQIKAATKNFDLSNKLGEGGFGAVYKGLLSDGTIIAVKQLSSKSKQGSREFVNEIGMISALQHPNLVKLYGCCVEGNQLSLIYEYMENNCLSRALFGRDKLSKTKLTWPVRVEICLGIARGLVYLHEESQLKIVHRDIKTSNVLLDKNLSAKISDFGLAKLNDDGNTHISTRIAGTIGYMAPEYAMRGYLTAKADVYSFGVVALEIVSGKSNTNYRPKEDFVYLLDWAYVLQERGSLLELVDPDLGSEYSSEEAMTILNVALLCTNASPTLRPTMSQAMNMLEGRTNVQDMLSDPGFSTINPKFKTMRNHFWQNPSETFVMSDDPSTESLLISNIDS, encoded by the exons ATGAAAAAACTATTCTTCATTTTCCTCCTAACTTCACTAACTTATTACATAACATTCACACAATCAGCAGAGCTAGACAAGGCAGAAG TAAAGATATTGAAGGAAATAGGGGAAAAATTAGGGTTAGCAGGGAAGAAAGAATGGGATTTGGAAAAGAATCCGTGTACAGGTGAAGGATTATGGGGCCGTGGTGAGTATAAAAAAGGATATAATGTTTCCATCGATTGCGATTGCAGTTTTCAAGGAAATGCCACTTGTCGTGTCGTTCATAT ATACATCAAATCGCAGAACATCTCGTCTGATCTTCCATCAGAGTTCTCCAAGCTTCGATACCTAAAAGTTTT GGATCTCAGTCGTAACTACCTCGATGGAACTGTACCTTCCCAATGGGCCACTATGCGTTTGACGAACCT CTCTCTCATGGGAAACAGATTATCTGGTCAGTTTCCAAGAGCTCTCACCAGAATGACCACCCTCATAGATTT GAGCATAGAAGGAAACCGTTTTTCAGGATTGATACCCCAAGACATCGGAAACATGAAAAGTTTACAGAAGCT TGTTATAGCTTCAAATACCTTTACTGGACCGCTTCCTGTTGCACTTGCAAAACTTACTAACTTGACTGATTT GAGGATAAGCGACAATAATTTCACTGGAAAGATACCAAACTTCATTAGCCAATGGACACAGATAGGGAAATT GCATATACAAGGTTGTTCTCTTGAAGGACCGATCCCCTCTAACATCTCTGTGTTAACAAAACTAAATGATCT GAGAATCAGTGACTTGAAAGGTACTGGTTCTAGTTTTCCGCCACTGCAGAAGATGGAAGAGTTGAATAAATT GTTACTAAGGAATTGTATGATTCATGGGAAAATTCCTGGATATGTGGGGAATATGCGAAATCTGAAAACTCT AGACCTCAGCTTCAACAACTTGACTGGTGAGATACCATCATCTTTTTCCCAACTAGGAAAAACGGATTACAT ttatttgacAGAGAATAATCTTACTGGACCTGTGCCTGGATGGGTCCTCTCTAGCACCAAGACAGT GGATGTTTCTTATAACGATTTTACTTTGGGTACTTCTGGTTCAAGTGGATGTCAACGTGAGTCAATGAt AATCAATAATCCTTCATGTCTAACAGGAGATTTCCCATGTACCAATCCACCTAAAGAAC AAATCTCTTCTCTGCACATCAACTGTGGGGGCAAAGAAGTAGTTATAAATGGAACAGAATACAAAGCTGATGAAGAAGCAAAAGGTGCCTCAAATCTTAGAGCAGAGAGGAATTGGGCTTTTAGCAGCTTAGGGAATTTCTTAGATGACGACCGTCCTTCTGATGATTATATTCTTTCCAACACGTCTAGTCTTCATAGTGTATCCGACACAAAACTATATACAACAGCACGCACATCTGCTATTTCTCTTACTTATTATGGGCTGTGTCTCATGAACGGGAACTACACTGTTAGCCTCCACTTTGTAGAGATTGTTTTCACCCAAGACAAGTCATTTAACAGCCTCGGAAAGCGTGTATTCGATGTTTATGTACAG GGGGAGTTGAAATTAAAGGATTTTGATATTGTTAAAGAGGCTGGAGGTGCTGGTAGGCCAGTTATAAAGAGTTACATGGTTAATGTGACAAATAACACACTAAAGATTCAACTTTATTGGGCTGGTAAAGGCACTACTGGAATTCCTGTTAGAGGAAGTTATGGTCCCCTCATATCAGCTATATCAGTTGATCCGA ACTTTACCCCCCCAATGTATGGAAAAAAGATTGACGTTAACTTAATAGTTGGGACTGTTGGTGGGGGGCTGCTTTTTGTGTTTCTGATCGTTATTGTCTTGTGGAGAAAAGGCTACCTTATGGGTAAAAAAGCAACTGATAAAG AACTTCGAGGTCTAGATCTGCAAACAGGAATATTCACTCTAAGACAGATCAAAGCTGCGACAAAGAACTTTGATCTCTCAAACAAGCTTGGAGAAGGTGGTTTTGGTGCTGTGTACAAG GGTCTATTGTCGGACGGGACAATTATAGCAGTGAAGCAACTATCGTCAAAGTCTAAACAAGGATCTCGTGAATTTGTCAATGAAATTGGCATGATTTCAGCATTACAACACCCAAATCTCGTAAAACTCTATGGGTGTTGTGTTGAGGGGAATCAGTTGTCTTTGATCTACGAGTACATGGAAAATAACTGCCTATCTCGAGCTCTTTTTG GGCGGGACAAATTATCCAAAACAAAGCTAACATGGCCTGTAAGGGTAGAAATATGCCTAGGGATAGCTCGAGGTTTGGTTTATCTTCATGAAGAGTCGCAACTGAAGATAGTACATCGAGACATCAAGACTAGCAATGTGTTGCTTGATAAAAATCTCAGTGCCAAGATTTCGGATTTTGGTTTGGCAAAGCTCAATGATGATGGAAACACCCACATCAGTACTCGTATTGCTGGAACCAT AGGTTACATGGCTCCAGAGTATGCCATGCGTGGCTACTTGACTGCTAAAGCAGATGTTTATAGTTTCGGAGTTGTGGCCCTAGAAATTGTTAGTGGCAAAAGCAACACCAACTACAGGCCCAAAGAAGACTTCGTTTACCTTCTTGATTGG GCATATGTTTTGCAAGAGAGGGGAAGTCTATTAGAACTGGTTGATCCAGATCTGGGGTCTGAGTATTCATCAGAGGAAGCAATGACAATTCTGAATGTGGCCCTTCTATGCACAAACGCATCACCAACCCTGAGACCAACAATGTCTCAAGCCATGAACATGCTAGAGGGTCGAACCAATGTTCAAGATATGCTATCAGACCCTGGGTTTTCGACTATTAATCCAAAATTCAAGACCATGAGAAATCACTTTTGGCAGAACCCTAGTGAAACCTTTGTCATGAGCGATGACCCGTCCACAGAGTCCTTGCTTATCTCAAACATAGATAGTTAA
- the LOC122596515 gene encoding uncharacterized protein LOC122596515, producing MLARTMIVTTSTTVVQRSSPARTVCLAASRTETSQLRDQLDQLHFEASNARAKANKARQRLLRLSEAAEKLRRQAAISVQSGKENEARDLLFQKKKTMQALENTKSRIELLDELSTKLFEAISLRERQLVGTVSQDMEIEKEDAESPVRVVSPPSESWGADVNSENDLLNTSDDQELQDRTYDISTELKINNLEGSLQVPIQVSRDGIDNNDLISSLTGVSSYEDFLDRIDQHLNKVEAEINTVVKFSTLVLENKERPTNLKVQQLTEILDCVQHIRKRIAIIMQTGAGME from the exons ATGTTAGCGAGAACGATGATAGTAACAACCAGCACGACGGTGGTTCAGCGGAGTTCGCCGGCAAGGACTGTGTGTCTGGCTGCCTCTCGAACCGAAACCAGTCAGTTACGAGATCAACTTGATCAACTTCACTTTGAAGCATCCAACGCTAGAGCTAAAG CTAACAAAGCACGACAGAGGTTGTTGCGGTTGTCTGAAGCAGCAGAGAAGCTTCGACGACAGGCTGCCATTAGCGTTCAATCTGGGAAAGAAAATGAGGCTAGAGATCTTCTATTTCAAAAGAAGAAGACTATGCAAGCTTTAGAGAATACAAAGAGTCGAATCGAGTTGCTTGATGAGCTCTCAACAAAGCTTTTTGAG GCAATATCTCTGCGAGAAAGGCAACTTGTCGGGACAGTTTCACAAGATATGGAAATCGAAAAAGAGGATGCTGAGTCTCCAGTTCGGGTTGTGTCTCCACCTTCTGAAAGTTGGGGAGCTGACGTGAACTCTGAAAATGATTTGTTGAATACTAGCGATGATCAAGAGCTACAAGATAGAACTTATGACATATCTACAGAACTGAAAATAAACAATCTTGAAGGATCTTTACAAGTTCCTATACAAGTTTCGAGAGATGGCATTGACAACAATGATCTGATCAGCAGCTTGACGGGCGTAAGTTCTTATGAAGACTTTTTGGACCGTATTGATCAGCATCTAAACAAAGTTGAAGCTGAGATCAACACAGTTGTGAAGTTCTCGACCTTGGTTCTGGAAAACAAAGAGAGGCCGACAAATCTCAAGGTGCAACAACTGACAGAAATTCTTGATTGTGTTCAGCACATTAGAAAAAG GATTGCTATTATCATGCAGACAGGAGCGGGGATGGAATAA
- the LOC122595094 gene encoding polyamine oxidase 2-like has protein sequence MDSKRQDKCNNPQLKQAICYSNAEARRPASPSVIVIGGGFAGISAARALHDASFQVTLLESRNRIGGRVRTDYSFGFPVDLGASWLHGVCNENPLAPVIGRLGLPLYRTSGDNSVLYDHDLESYALFDMDGIQVPQELVTQVGETFETILEETNKVREEFTEDMSIQRAISIVVERNPKLRLEGLPYKVLQWYLCRMEGWFAADAETISLKCWDQEELLPGGHGLMVRGYFPVINTLAKGLDIRLSHRVTKINRRKNGVKVTVENGTTFFADAAVIAVPLGVLKAGSLKFEPRLPQWKEQAIADLGVGIENKIILHFDRVFWPNVEFLGVVAETSYGCSYFLNLHKATGHAVLVYMPAGQLAKDIEKLSDEAAANFAFLHLKKILPDASAPIQYLVSHWGSDINTLGSYSYDAVGKPHDLYERLRIPVDNLFFAGEATSTDYPGSVHGAYHTGQLAAEDCRIQILERYNEGELFQSAMGEDTPASVPLLISRF, from the exons ATGGATTCCAAAAGACAAGACAAGTGTAATAATCCTCAATTGAAACAAG CAATTTGCTATTCAAATGCTGAAGCAAGGCGTCCAGCCTCACCGTCTGTTATTGTAATTGGTGGTGGTTTTGCTGGCATATCTGCTGCGCGTGCGCTTCATGATGCTTCATTTCAG gtTACTTTACTTGAATCTCGTAATAGAATTGGTGGCCGGGTTCGCACTGATTACTCATTTGGTTTTCCTGTGGATTTAGGTGCATCATG GTTGCATGGAGTTTGCAATGAAAATCCCTTGGCTCCAGTCATTGGAAGACTTGGACTACCTTTATATCGGACCAGTGGTGACAACTCAGTGTTATATGACCATGATTTGGAGAG CTATGCACTATTCGATATGGATGGGATTCAagttcctcaagaattagtcaCACAGGTTGGAGAAACATTTGAGACTATATTGGAAGAG ACTAATAAGGTGAGGGAAGAGTTCACTGAAGACATGTCTATACAGCGGGCAATATCAATTGTAGTTGAAAGAAACCCTAAACTAAG GTTAGAGGGCCTTCCTTATAAAGTGTTGCAGTGGTACTTGTGTAGAATGGAGGGATGGTTCGCTGCAGATGCTGAAACAATATCTCTTAAATGCTGGGATCAG GAAGAATTGCTTCCTGGCGGGCATGGACTTATGGTGCGGGGTTATTTTCCAGTGATAAATACACTTGCAAAAGGACTTGACATCCGATTGAGTCACAG GGTTACGAAGATAAATAGACGTAAGAATGGTGTGAAGGTAACTGTTGAAAATGGAACCACATTTTTTGCCGATGCAGCTGTTATTGCTGTACCACTTGGCGTTTTGAAGGCAGGCAGCCTTAAATTTGAACCAAGACTACCCCAGTGGAAGGAGCAAGCCATAGCTGACCTTGGAGTTGGAATCGAGAACAAGATAATTTTGCATTTTGACAGAGTGTTTTGGCCAAATGTTGAATTTCTAGGAGTGGTTGCAGAGACTTCTTATGGATGTAGCTACTTTCTTAATCTTCACAAGGCCACGGGTCATGCCGTCCTAGTTTATATGCCCGCAGGACAGCTGGCAAAAGATATCGAGAAGTTATCAGATGAAGCTGCGGCTAATTTTGCTTTCCTACATCTTAAAAAGATTCTTCCTGATGCTTCTGCCCCA ATTCAGTATTTAGTTTCTCATTGGGGCAGTGACATTAATACGCTTGGATCCTACAGCTATGATGCAGTAGGCAAACCCCATGATCTGTATGAGAGGCTGAGGATCCCTGTGGATAACTTATTCTTTGCAGGAGAAGCAACAAGTACCGACTATCCAGGCTCCGTACATGGTGCGTATCACACGGGTCAGTTGGCTGCAGAGGACTGCAGAATACAAATCCTGGAACGTTACAATGAGGGGGAACTTTTCCAGTCGGCCATGGGCGAGGACACCCCTGCGTCTGTCCCATTATTGATATCCCGTTTTTAA